Proteins encoded in a region of the Prochlorothrix hollandica PCC 9006 = CALU 1027 genome:
- the hemJ gene encoding protoporphyrinogen oxidase HemJ, translating into MAYFWFKALHIIGVVVWFAGLFYLVRLFIYHVEAEAQPEPAQGILKAQYEIMEKRLYGIITTPGMVVTVTMAIGLLVTQPAWLHDRWLHIKLSLVALLLAYHFFCGRLMGQLAAGTCGWGSKQLRALNEAPTLLLVAIVLLAVFKDSLPTSSTVWFIVGLVVLMAVTIQLYARKRRLDQERLNQEQLDQAKQATAAQTSAAASDVQEPAQL; encoded by the coding sequence ATGGCCTACTTTTGGTTTAAGGCATTGCACATCATCGGCGTTGTGGTGTGGTTCGCCGGACTGTTCTATCTGGTGCGCCTGTTTATTTATCACGTAGAAGCCGAGGCCCAGCCAGAGCCAGCCCAGGGCATTCTCAAAGCCCAATACGAAATTATGGAAAAGCGGCTCTATGGCATCATCACCACGCCGGGAATGGTCGTAACGGTGACCATGGCCATTGGTTTACTGGTCACTCAACCCGCTTGGCTCCACGATCGCTGGCTCCACATCAAGCTGAGCCTAGTGGCCCTGTTGCTGGCCTATCACTTTTTCTGTGGCCGCTTAATGGGACAACTGGCGGCGGGCACCTGTGGCTGGGGCAGCAAACAACTGCGGGCCTTAAATGAAGCTCCCACCCTGCTGTTGGTGGCCATCGTCCTGTTGGCAGTGTTCAAAGACAGCCTGCCCACCAGTAGCACCGTCTGGTTCATCGTCGGCTTAGTGGTGCTGATGGCCGTGACGATCCAGCTTTATGCCCGCAAGCGGCGTTTGGATCAAGAACGGCTCAATCAAGAACAGCTCGATCAAGCAAAGCAAGCCACCGCAGCCCAGACCAGTGCTGCCGCCTCGGACGTTCAGGAACCGGCCCAGTTATAG
- the pgr5 gene encoding cyclic electron transport protein PGR5: MFAPIVVLMRDLVGKPKFVQLRCKAIALHSKAITQFCNSIGIDRTQRQNMIRLARDNGKRLGLLA, from the coding sequence ATGTTTGCACCCATTGTTGTTCTGATGCGTGATCTTGTTGGTAAGCCTAAGTTTGTGCAATTGCGGTGTAAGGCGATCGCTCTCCACTCCAAGGCCATCACCCAGTTTTGTAACAGCATTGGTATCGATCGTACCCAGCGCCAAAACATGATCCGCCTCGCCCGCGACAACGGGAAGCGCCTGGGTCTCCTCGCCTAG
- a CDS encoding RNA methyltransferase, protein MDWIRIVLVEPAGPLNVGSVARVMKNFGLGQLVLVNPQCDPLGPEALQMAVHGRDLLTQAQRVESLPAALEGCHRAIATSGRDRLIPLPLGTPRQMLPWLLEPGPGSGSGPGSRSNAPPQSAALIFGREDSGLTNGELHYAQRLVQVPSCDTYTSLNLAQAVAVCCYELRCLALDTPSGGQSPQDPLPPVVPPLQSDRPQSDRPLDTAPGITDHGGNQTASLTDLERYYGKLEQVLLTIGYLYPHTATRRMEKFRRLYGRMQLSPQELAMLQGILRQTEWALGSKLGATNSPGPLP, encoded by the coding sequence ATGGACTGGATTCGGATTGTGTTAGTGGAACCGGCTGGACCCCTCAATGTGGGTTCAGTGGCGCGGGTGATGAAGAATTTTGGCTTGGGGCAGTTGGTGCTGGTCAATCCCCAGTGTGATCCCCTGGGACCGGAAGCGTTACAGATGGCGGTTCATGGGCGAGATCTGTTGACTCAAGCCCAGCGAGTGGAGAGTTTGCCCGCCGCCCTGGAGGGATGTCACCGGGCGATCGCCACCAGTGGCCGCGATCGCCTCATTCCCCTGCCCCTGGGGACTCCGCGCCAGATGCTACCGTGGCTGTTGGAACCTGGCCCTGGATCTGGATCTGGCCCTGGATCTAGATCTAACGCTCCCCCCCAATCCGCCGCCTTGATCTTTGGCCGGGAAGATTCTGGCCTAACCAATGGCGAACTCCACTATGCCCAGCGCTTGGTGCAAGTTCCCAGTTGCGACACCTATACTTCCTTGAACTTGGCCCAAGCAGTGGCAGTGTGTTGCTATGAGTTGCGCTGTTTAGCCTTAGATACACCATCAGGGGGTCAATCCCCTCAGGATCCCCTGCCCCCCGTGGTTCCCCCCTTGCAGAGCGATCGACCCCAGAGCGATCGGCCCCTCGACACAGCCCCTGGCATTACGGATCATGGAGGCAACCAAACCGCTTCCTTGACGGATTTAGAGCGTTACTATGGCAAGCTGGAGCAGGTATTATTGACCATTGGCTATCTTTACCCCCATACGGCAACCCGTCGCATGGAAAAATTCCGGCGGCTGTATGGGCGGATGCAGTTATCCCCCCAAGAACTGGCCATGCTTCAGGGCATCCTGCGGCAAACGGAATGGGCCTTAGGGTCTAAGCTTGGTGCCACTAATTCCCCAGGCCCGTTACCTTGA
- a CDS encoding serine hydrolase, whose protein sequence is MKTKLPPSQHSPGQHRKTRSPLQKLWGRFQQGSQQRSIPQVGRPRGGAQPARPLRTPSPPVRPNPGRRSPRPNPGSVTLAALVVPWLWQWRSRLTSPKPPLSRSPGSGQHRVRGASVRGPSVGQQGHPVGQNLDPSPSADSPADPLTALSSAYVRNLSSIPTTPYVPSPPVEPPPPVNPWEPVRQRPGSPSETQPTNPLRSSARSSAPEPSLFTSPNTMQTVDRRTTRSRRRTASSRASAPRRSAETKAAQAWNQATPSRRVPRTKLPVPVLYGIRLLILGVGIGVIGGTLLTALDPAHMGVAATAGTPDGPGETGEADSGSVALASQSGASSLRLNQELTPLKQKVQALVQEQADLTPGVMVVDLDTGDYYSLNGDRLFATASMIKMPILLAFFEDVDAGKIRLDEELVMREDLVATEAGEMQYLPVGTKFTALETAEEMIRISDNTATNMLIDRLGGAAALNQRFRDWGLTTMAINNLLPDLEGTNVSTPQDFALLMELINEGNLLSMRSRDRLLSILRTPVTQTLLSPGLGEGATIAHKTGDIGSLVGDVGLIDMPTGKRYLAVMMVERPTNDNRAQELIRQMSRLTYGHLEALELQSDQPVEKRPILVPTMLPSNQVATDEPSETATKPKPAIMSPFWVRN, encoded by the coding sequence GTGAAAACTAAACTGCCGCCGTCCCAGCACTCCCCCGGGCAACACCGCAAAACCCGTTCTCCTCTCCAAAAACTCTGGGGGCGGTTTCAGCAAGGGTCTCAGCAACGGTCTATCCCCCAGGTCGGTAGACCCAGGGGAGGCGCTCAGCCAGCCCGTCCCCTCAGAACCCCTAGCCCTCCGGTTCGTCCTAACCCAGGCCGTCGATCGCCCCGACCCAACCCCGGCTCGGTGACCTTGGCAGCCCTGGTGGTTCCCTGGTTATGGCAGTGGCGATCGCGGCTTACCTCCCCGAAACCTCCCCTGAGCCGCTCTCCTGGGTCGGGGCAACACCGAGTCCGGGGGGCATCCGTCCGGGGGCCATCTGTGGGGCAACAGGGCCACCCTGTCGGACAAAACCTGGACCCATCCCCCTCTGCTGATTCCCCTGCTGATCCCCTCACTGCCTTATCCTCTGCCTACGTTCGTAACCTATCCTCCATCCCTACCACCCCCTACGTTCCGTCTCCCCCCGTGGAGCCACCCCCTCCCGTGAATCCCTGGGAACCGGTGCGACAGCGACCTGGTTCCCCCTCCGAGACCCAGCCCACCAACCCGCTCCGATCTAGTGCCCGTTCTTCTGCCCCCGAACCTTCCCTTTTTACTTCCCCTAACACCATGCAGACTGTCGATCGCCGCACTACCCGATCCCGTCGCCGCACCGCATCTAGCCGTGCCAGTGCCCCCCGCCGCAGCGCCGAGACTAAGGCGGCCCAAGCCTGGAACCAAGCTACCCCCTCCCGCCGCGTTCCCCGCACCAAGCTCCCTGTCCCCGTGTTGTATGGGATCCGGCTGTTGATTTTGGGGGTGGGTATTGGGGTGATTGGGGGCACCTTGCTCACCGCCCTCGACCCGGCCCACATGGGGGTGGCGGCAACGGCAGGGACACCGGACGGCCCAGGGGAGACTGGGGAGGCGGATAGTGGTTCTGTTGCCCTGGCTTCCCAGTCGGGGGCATCCAGCCTGCGTTTAAACCAGGAACTCACCCCCCTTAAGCAGAAGGTGCAAGCCTTGGTTCAGGAGCAGGCGGATTTAACCCCAGGGGTTATGGTGGTGGATTTGGACACGGGGGATTATTACAGTCTTAATGGCGATCGTCTCTTTGCCACCGCCAGCATGATTAAAATGCCCATTTTGCTAGCGTTCTTTGAAGATGTGGATGCGGGCAAAATTCGCCTGGATGAAGAACTGGTGATGCGGGAAGACTTAGTGGCCACGGAAGCGGGGGAGATGCAATATTTGCCCGTGGGCACCAAGTTTACGGCGTTGGAAACCGCCGAGGAAATGATTCGCATTAGCGACAACACCGCCACTAATATGCTGATCGATCGCCTGGGGGGAGCCGCCGCCCTCAATCAGCGTTTTCGGGATTGGGGCTTAACTACCATGGCCATTAATAACTTGCTCCCCGATTTAGAAGGGACGAATGTCTCCACGCCCCAGGATTTTGCCCTGCTGATGGAATTGATTAATGAGGGTAATCTGCTATCGATGCGGTCTCGCGATCGCTTACTGAGCATTTTGCGCACTCCTGTGACCCAAACCCTCTTATCCCCCGGCTTAGGAGAAGGGGCCACGATCGCCCATAAAACTGGAGATATTGGTTCCCTGGTGGGGGATGTGGGACTGATTGATATGCCGACCGGGAAACGCTACTTAGCGGTGATGATGGTGGAGCGGCCTACCAATGACAACCGCGCCCAGGAGTTGATTCGTCAGATGTCACGCCTCACCTATGGGCATTTGGAGGCGTTGGAGTTGCAATCGGATCAACCGGTGGAGAAGCGCCCCATCCTTGTGCCCACTATGCTGCCTTCCAACCAGGTGGCCACGGATGAGCCGTCAGAAACCGCAACCAAACCGAAACCCGCTATTATGTCCCCCTTCTGGGTCAGGAATTAG
- a CDS encoding adenylosuccinate synthase, translated as MANVIVIGAQWGDEGKGKITDLLSKSANVVVRYQGGVNAGHTVVVNGQTFKLHLIPSGILYPDTQCIIGSGTVIDPRTLLAEIDQLHTLNIPTDHLFISETAHVTMPYHRLFDEASEQQRGTYRLGTTGRGIGPTYADKSERNGIRVIDLMHLERLEEKIRWTIAQKNTILEKLYALDPLDPDEVIAEYAGYAERLRPYVVDSSLQLYNAVKQRQNILFEGAQGTLLDLDHGTYPYVTSSNPVAGGACIGAGIGPTMIDRVIGVAKAYTTRVGEGPFPTELDGDVGQLLCDRGAEFGTTTGRKRRCGWFDAVIGRYAVRINGMDCLAITKLDVLDDLDEINVCIAYDIEGERCEAFPTNSHRLSRCQPIYQTLPGWKQSTANCRSLDDLPKAALQYLKFLAELMEVPIAIVSVGPSRDQTIIVEDPIHGPKRSLLGPNGVVAQV; from the coding sequence TTGGCTAACGTCATCGTAATTGGTGCCCAGTGGGGCGATGAGGGGAAAGGAAAAATCACCGATTTGCTCAGCAAGTCGGCAAATGTGGTGGTTCGCTATCAAGGCGGAGTCAACGCCGGTCACACCGTCGTTGTGAATGGCCAGACCTTTAAACTGCACCTGATCCCATCGGGAATCCTCTATCCAGATACCCAATGCATCATTGGATCTGGTACCGTGATTGATCCCCGTACCCTCTTGGCAGAAATCGATCAACTCCATACTCTGAACATTCCCACCGACCACCTCTTTATTTCTGAAACCGCTCACGTTACGATGCCGTACCATCGTTTGTTTGATGAGGCTTCAGAACAGCAACGGGGAACCTATCGCTTAGGAACCACGGGGCGGGGTATTGGTCCTACTTATGCGGATAAGTCAGAGCGCAATGGCATCCGGGTCATTGACTTAATGCACCTGGAGCGTCTAGAGGAAAAAATTCGCTGGACGATCGCCCAGAAAAATACCATTCTCGAAAAACTTTATGCTCTGGATCCCCTGGATCCAGATGAAGTTATTGCAGAATATGCAGGCTATGCGGAGCGTCTGCGGCCCTATGTGGTGGACAGTTCCCTACAACTCTACAATGCCGTCAAACAGCGCCAAAACATCCTCTTTGAAGGGGCACAGGGAACCCTGCTAGATCTGGACCATGGCACCTATCCCTATGTCACCTCCTCGAATCCGGTGGCAGGCGGAGCGTGCATTGGGGCCGGTATTGGTCCGACCATGATCGATCGGGTCATTGGCGTGGCCAAAGCCTACACCACCCGCGTCGGAGAAGGCCCATTCCCCACAGAACTGGACGGGGATGTGGGGCAATTACTGTGCGATCGTGGCGCAGAGTTTGGCACCACCACCGGACGCAAGCGGCGCTGTGGTTGGTTTGATGCGGTCATTGGCCGCTATGCGGTGCGCATTAATGGCATGGACTGCCTCGCCATTACCAAGTTGGATGTGCTGGATGATTTGGACGAAATCAATGTCTGTATTGCCTATGACATTGAAGGGGAGCGCTGCGAAGCCTTCCCCACCAACTCCCACCGCCTCAGTCGGTGTCAGCCCATTTACCAAACCCTACCGGGCTGGAAGCAGTCCACGGCCAACTGTCGCAGCTTGGATGACTTACCCAAGGCGGCTCTGCAATACCTGAAGTTCTTGGCAGAACTGATGGAAGTACCCATTGCCATCGTTTCCGTGGGACCGAGCCGGGATCAAACGATTATTGTGGAGGATCCCATCCATGGTCCGAAGCGATCGCTGTTGGGTCCCAATGGAGTGGTAGCCCAGGTTTAG
- a CDS encoding MotA/TolQ/ExbB proton channel family protein, with amino-acid sequence MNLIDLFQKGGIAILFLAGLSILALSVTIERLWFWSRVLTREKQIVKQVLEAACYDWGEAMNVARRHNRQPIGRFLYAPLRLTNPAPEVFCLALEASADEELMAMRRGEKILEGVITLAPLLGLLGTVLGLMRSLGNIRLGDLGTASTAGVTLGIRDALLSTAVGLIVAIISSLFYRLFRIFLETQVKIFRRSGSELELLYRQAWAMTYAPEPTAIVARNAVGSDSQTSGDSDDSLPAIPPPSFIPPYDSPFDPSSDNPLPL; translated from the coding sequence GTGAATCTGATTGACTTATTTCAAAAAGGTGGAATTGCAATCCTGTTTTTGGCAGGGCTGTCCATTTTAGCCCTCAGTGTCACGATCGAGCGCCTCTGGTTTTGGTCTAGGGTTCTGACCCGTGAAAAGCAAATTGTCAAGCAAGTGCTGGAAGCCGCCTGTTATGACTGGGGGGAAGCCATGAACGTTGCCCGTCGCCATAACCGCCAACCGATCGGGCGCTTCCTCTATGCCCCCTTGCGCCTGACAAACCCTGCCCCTGAGGTCTTTTGTTTAGCCTTGGAAGCGTCTGCTGATGAGGAACTGATGGCCATGCGACGGGGGGAAAAAATCCTAGAAGGGGTGATTACCCTTGCGCCACTCTTGGGGTTATTGGGAACGGTGCTGGGTTTGATGCGATCCCTGGGCAATATTCGCCTGGGGGATCTGGGTACAGCTTCAACGGCTGGGGTCACCTTGGGAATTCGGGATGCCCTGCTGAGCACCGCTGTGGGCTTGATTGTGGCTATTATCAGTTCCCTGTTTTATCGCCTGTTTCGCATTTTCCTGGAAACCCAAGTCAAAATCTTCCGGCGATCGGGCAGCGAACTGGAATTGCTCTACCGCCAAGCCTGGGCCATGACCTATGCTCCGGAACCCACGGCGATCGTGGCTCGGAACGCGGTGGGTTCTGATTCCCAGACTTCAGGGGACAGTGACGATAGCTTGCCAGCCATTCCTCCCCCCAGTTTTATTCCTCCCTATGACTCCCCTTTTGATCCCTCCTCCGACAATCCATTACCCCTGTAA
- a CDS encoding ExbD/TolR family protein, which produces MAMKIKTDLSDSGVAIEIVPLIDIIFCILIFFILAALQLTRQQAININLPGAGTATIQNREMLMVSVDAIGQVYVDQSVVSEAQLYLILEGYQRTNSQGLMVLYADRSAVYDDVVRVLDLMRSVGGNRVALATISPSQTLETEDTPALFPLDLQSPTGITPSLPLTDPNAPGSSFDPLSPNLPNVPSTPNTTDLGVPNLDPDPGSNP; this is translated from the coding sequence ATGGCCATGAAAATTAAGACGGATTTATCAGATAGTGGGGTGGCGATCGAGATTGTTCCTCTGATCGATATTATTTTTTGCATTTTGATTTTCTTCATTTTGGCGGCGCTGCAACTGACTCGCCAGCAAGCCATCAATATCAATCTACCCGGTGCTGGCACGGCCACGATTCAAAACCGGGAAATGCTGATGGTGAGTGTGGATGCCATTGGTCAGGTTTATGTGGATCAATCGGTGGTGTCTGAAGCCCAGCTTTATCTGATTTTGGAAGGCTATCAACGCACCAATAGCCAAGGTTTGATGGTGTTATATGCCGATCGTAGTGCGGTCTATGACGATGTGGTGCGGGTTTTGGATTTGATGCGATCGGTGGGGGGAAACCGGGTTGCCCTGGCCACTATTTCCCCTAGCCAAACCCTGGAAACCGAAGATACCCCCGCTCTCTTCCCCTTAGATCTCCAGTCCCCCACAGGCATTACCCCCAGTCTGCCGTTGACGGATCCCAATGCCCCTGGATCCAGTTTTGATCCCCTATCCCCCAATCTGCCTAATGTCCCTAGCACTCCTAACACGACAGATTTGGGCGTACCCAACCTAGATCCAGATCCAGGGTCAAACCCCTGA
- a CDS encoding thioredoxin, whose protein sequence is MPTLLATHSQGNHGGIAPTKIGESAKVK, encoded by the coding sequence GTGCCGACCCTCTTGGCGACCCACAGCCAGGGCAACCACGGGGGGATTGCCCCTACTAAAATTGGGGAATCTGCCAAGGTTAAATAG
- a CDS encoding NUDIX hydrolase, with the protein MSIIQPWQVLKSTLVFQHPWYNLRQDRVRLPQGSVLEDYFVSLRPEIALVVPITAAEEVVLVRQYRHGRGEVLLELPAGTFDPQQEDALGAAQRELREETGYGGDHWLPLGTLADNPVRDTNQLHLFLATAVTWQGEPTPDPSEEIEVVRYGIDRIIPALLQGEIRVAGSVAALFLALHHYWEVGRC; encoded by the coding sequence ATGTCTATAATTCAGCCTTGGCAGGTTCTAAAGTCCACCCTAGTGTTTCAACATCCCTGGTATAATCTTCGCCAAGATAGGGTTCGGCTACCCCAAGGCTCAGTCCTGGAGGACTACTTTGTGAGCCTCCGTCCAGAGATTGCCCTAGTGGTGCCGATTACGGCGGCAGAGGAGGTTGTTCTGGTTCGGCAATATCGCCATGGCCGAGGAGAGGTGTTGTTGGAGCTACCCGCTGGTACATTTGATCCCCAGCAAGAGGATGCCCTCGGCGCTGCCCAACGGGAATTGCGGGAAGAAACGGGCTATGGGGGCGATCACTGGCTGCCCCTGGGCACCCTGGCCGATAATCCCGTCCGGGATACCAATCAACTACATTTGTTTCTGGCGACTGCTGTGACCTGGCAGGGGGAACCGACCCCGGATCCCTCAGAGGAGATAGAAGTGGTGCGCTATGGAATCGATCGCATTATTCCCGCCCTGCTCCAGGGGGAGATTCGGGTGGCGGGGAGTGTCGCTGCCCTTTTTTTGGCGTTGCATCATTATTGGGAGGTGGGGCGTTGTTAG
- a CDS encoding glycosyltransferase family 2 protein, with the protein MAVHYSLVIPIYNEEAVIPELYRRVKGVMDQLDGTTELILVNDGSRDRSLPMLRELQQQNPDQVRYLSLARNFGHQVAVTAGLNFAQGQAVVVLDADLQDPPELILDMVAQWHQGYEVVYAQRISREKESWFKRGMAYGFYRILRQLADVDIPADTGDFCLMDHKVVAVLNAMPERNRYIRGLRAWIGFRQTAVTFQRPPRYAGTVKYTFRKSLSLAINSLVSFSRVPLRMATYLGILSGLLSLVMGLLVLYWRLFQPNTLITGFAAITIAMFFLGSVQLISLGILGEYIGRIYEEVKGRPLYTLGEVGGVDAPAVTRCPP; encoded by the coding sequence ATGGCAGTGCACTATTCCCTGGTTATTCCCATCTATAACGAAGAAGCGGTGATTCCAGAGCTATATCGACGGGTGAAAGGGGTCATGGATCAACTGGACGGAACCACAGAGCTAATTTTGGTCAATGACGGTAGCCGCGATCGATCCCTCCCCATGCTGCGGGAGCTACAGCAACAAAACCCCGACCAAGTTCGCTATCTGAGCTTAGCCCGCAACTTTGGCCACCAGGTAGCCGTGACCGCAGGGCTGAACTTTGCCCAGGGACAAGCCGTCGTCGTGCTGGATGCCGATCTGCAAGATCCACCCGAATTAATTTTAGACATGGTCGCCCAGTGGCACCAGGGCTATGAGGTGGTCTATGCCCAACGCATCAGCCGCGAAAAAGAAAGCTGGTTCAAGCGGGGCATGGCCTATGGCTTTTACCGCATCCTCAGGCAGTTAGCCGATGTCGATATCCCAGCGGACACAGGGGACTTTTGCCTGATGGATCATAAAGTAGTGGCCGTGCTCAACGCCATGCCAGAGCGCAACCGCTATATCCGGGGGCTGCGGGCCTGGATTGGATTTCGCCAAACAGCGGTGACATTCCAGCGCCCCCCCCGCTATGCCGGCACCGTCAAGTATACCTTCCGCAAATCCCTCAGCCTTGCCATCAATAGTCTGGTGTCGTTCTCCCGCGTCCCCCTGCGCATGGCCACCTATCTGGGGATCCTGTCAGGGCTACTGTCCCTGGTCATGGGTCTCTTAGTGCTGTACTGGCGTTTGTTTCAGCCCAATACCCTGATCACAGGCTTTGCGGCCATTACCATAGCCATGTTTTTTCTCGGCTCTGTCCAGTTGATTAGCCTGGGGATCCTGGGGGAATACATTGGCCGGATTTACGAAGAAGTCAAAGGTCGTCCCCTCTATACCTTAGGGGAAGTGGGAGGGGTGGATGCCCCAGCGGTGACCCGTTGCCCACCCTAA
- the pyk gene encoding pyruvate kinase has protein sequence MKPLTHRTKVVATIGPASSSPEVIRSMVLAGMNVARLNFSHGSYADHAQIVSTLRQISEELDTPITLLQDLQGPKIRIGQLPDGEVELVKGESLTLVPVEEYSGAPQTVGIDYPYLAQEATLGTQVLLDDGLLELTVIGVMGSAVQCQVVEGGMLKSRKGVNVPSLNLQLPSMTEKDQQDLEFGLAQGIDWVSLSFVRTAEDILTLKRFLADRDASDVPVMAKIEKPQAIANLDAIIQVCDGLMVARGDLGVEMSPERVPVLQKRIIRACNLISMPVITATQMLDSMIRNPRPTRAEASDVANAILDGTDAVMLSGESAVGDYPVKAVEMLVKIAHDVEEDINFVNNPPAETDETHALSEALNTIDHILNLKCIVAFTTTGYTAMIAAGERPKAPVIALTPHPKVYHRLNLVWGVKPVLLDLTLTSFEEEIEQVEKCLLMRHLAEKGDQVLILGGTPAYRPQSTNFMKLHRVGSA, from the coding sequence ATGAAACCCTTAACCCACCGCACCAAAGTTGTCGCCACCATTGGACCGGCTAGCAGTTCTCCAGAGGTCATTCGATCGATGGTGCTAGCGGGCATGAATGTGGCTCGCCTGAACTTTTCCCATGGCAGCTATGCAGACCATGCCCAGATTGTCAGCACGTTGCGGCAGATTTCCGAAGAACTGGACACCCCTATTACCCTGCTTCAAGACCTACAGGGACCGAAAATCCGCATTGGCCAATTGCCCGATGGGGAAGTGGAACTGGTGAAGGGGGAGAGCTTGACCTTGGTGCCAGTGGAGGAGTATAGCGGCGCACCCCAAACGGTAGGGATTGACTATCCTTACCTGGCCCAGGAAGCCACCCTGGGGACCCAGGTTCTGTTGGATGATGGATTGCTGGAGCTGACGGTGATCGGGGTGATGGGTTCTGCGGTGCAATGTCAGGTGGTGGAAGGGGGGATGCTGAAAAGTCGCAAGGGGGTGAATGTGCCCAGCTTGAACCTGCAACTGCCCTCAATGACGGAGAAAGATCAGCAGGATTTGGAATTTGGCTTAGCCCAGGGGATTGATTGGGTCTCCCTGAGTTTTGTGCGCACTGCTGAGGATATTTTGACGTTGAAGCGGTTTTTGGCCGATCGCGATGCCAGCGATGTGCCGGTGATGGCCAAGATCGAGAAGCCCCAGGCGATCGCCAATCTTGACGCGATTATTCAGGTTTGTGATGGTTTGATGGTGGCGCGGGGGGATCTGGGGGTGGAAATGAGTCCGGAACGGGTGCCTGTGTTGCAAAAGCGCATTATTCGGGCCTGTAACCTCATCAGTATGCCGGTGATCACTGCAACCCAAATGTTGGATAGCATGATCCGCAACCCCCGCCCCACCCGTGCTGAGGCCAGTGATGTGGCCAATGCCATTTTGGATGGCACCGATGCGGTGATGTTATCGGGGGAGTCGGCGGTGGGGGATTATCCAGTGAAAGCGGTGGAAATGCTGGTTAAAATCGCCCATGATGTGGAAGAAGACATTAATTTTGTCAATAATCCCCCGGCGGAGACCGATGAAACCCACGCCCTCAGTGAAGCCCTCAATACCATTGATCACATTTTGAATCTGAAGTGCATTGTGGCGTTCACCACCACGGGCTATACGGCTATGATTGCGGCGGGGGAGCGACCGAAGGCTCCGGTGATTGCCTTAACACCTCACCCTAAGGTTTATCACCGCCTGAATTTGGTTTGGGGGGTGAAGCCGGTGTTGCTGGACTTGACGCTGACCAGTTTTGAGGAGGAGATCGAGCAGGTGGAGAAGTGTTTACTGATGCGTCATTTGGCAGAGAAGGGGGATCAGGTGTTGATTTTGGGAGGAACTCCGGCCTATCGTCCCCAAAGTACCAACTTTATGAAGCTGCATCGCGTGGGTAGTGCCTAG
- a CDS encoding DUF7680 family protein, whose translation MLLWARKPRPHWVLVGVGVRKPDPTAGGTTLFFVEGGEAMPKEKVADWLGMAMHRKNPRRVLSALRLLMQA comes from the coding sequence ATGCTGCTTTGGGCGCGGAAACCCCGTCCCCATTGGGTTTTGGTTGGTGTAGGGGTCAGGAAACCTGACCCTACTGCTGGGGGCACTACCCTTTTTTTTGTGGAGGGGGGGGAGGCGATGCCGAAGGAGAAGGTGGCCGATTGGTTGGGGATGGCGATGCACCGGAAGAATCCGCGTCGGGTGCTGTCGGCGTTGCGGTTGTTAATGCAGGCCTAG